From Rubrobacter calidifluminis:
GCACGACGGCCTCGAAGCAGGAGATCCAGGACTCGTCGTCGGTGAACGGCTCGAGCGGTACGTTGACGGCGTAGCCGTACCCCTCGCCCCTCCCGCGCTCCTCGACGCCACCGGTCCCGGGAAAGAGGAACCTCCCGGTCTCGTGCATGGAGATGGTGAGCACCTCCGGGTCGTCGTAGAACGCCCACTGTACCCCGTCGCCGTGGTGGGCGTCGGTGTCGAGGTAGGCCACCCGCAGGTGCGGATGCTCCTGCTTCAGGCGCGCTATGGCTACGGCCGCGTCGTTGTAGACGCAGAACCCGCTCGCCCTGGACCGCAGCGCATGGTGCAGCCCCCCCGCGATGCACATCGCGTGCTCGCAGCTCCCGTCGGCCACCATCCGGGCCGCAGTGAGTACCGCCCCGACGACCCTGGCGGAGGCCTCGTGCATCCGGGGGAAGACCGGGTTGTCCGGGGTGTTGAGCCCGTAGTGGACTAGCTCCGAGAGATCCGAGACCTCGTCCGCCTTCTGCACGAGCCTCACGTAGGTGAGGCTGTGTACCTGCAGGAGGTCCTCCTCGGTGGCCGGTGCGCTCTTCACGAAGCCGTAACCCTCGAACAGCCCCGCAGCTTCGCTCAACTCCAGCGCGAGCCGGATGCGCAAGGGGTTGAACGGGTGGTCCTCGCCGAACCCGTAGTCTTCCAGCCCGCGGTCGTGCACCACCGCCACCCGACCGCCCATCCAGAGAGGCCTCCTCTTCGCTCCTCGCTACGCCTCGTAGTCTACCGCGATGAGGTTCGTCGTGAGCCGTCCGAGCTTCTCCAGCACCGCCAGATGCTCCGGGTGCTCCCGGTAGCGCGCGAGATCCTCCACGCTCTCGAACCGCGCGAAGAGCCCGTGGGTGAAACCTCCTCCCCGATCGCTGAAGTTCTCCCCGGCCGTGAGGTCCACCACCCCCGGTACCTTCTCCCTGAGCGCCCGCAGAGAGGCGACAAGATCCGCCAGCTCATCCCCGGAGGCCTCCTCCTTCGCCGTGAACAAAACCAGATGCTCGATCACGCCTTCCTCCCTCTTCCGTTCACCCCGCGAAGCATACCTTACCCAAGGATCTCCCACATCCACCCCTGCTTGTTACACGAATTGCCGCAGTGTTAAGGAAATTTAAAATGCTTCCCGACCCTGATTTCCCATTTTGCCCCATCACTGGGCGGTTTACGTGTTTCGAAGTTCTTGCGAAGTGGTTGCGATGAGTTTGCGTAAAGATTTCAAAACGGTTACCCTCGTGCCCCGTTGAGAGGAGGGGGTTCTCTACAGGGTGAGAGATCCCCGACTGTTGCAGGCTAGAGAGGGAGGATACGTCCTTTTGGCTGTGAGTGTAAGGCTAAGGCTCGGAATCGTGCTTGCGGCTCTGGCGCTGGCGCTGACGGCTGCGGTGATGGCGTCGCGTTCGGCGGAGGCGCAGACTGTCTCTGGAGATGCGATCGTCTCCGACGCGCAGAGCTATCTTGGCGTTCCTTACGTTTGGGGCGGTGAGTCGCGGGCCGGGGTCGACTGCTCCGGGCTGGTTACGGCTGTGTTTTCGGATTTCGGGATCTACCTGCCGCACAGCTCCTATGCACAATTTTCTTACGGGACGCCGGTTTCGACCCCTGGACCGGGTGATCTCGTCTTCAGCGATTATGGGTACGGGTTCGCCTCGCACGTCGGGATAGCGGTCGGGAACGGGCAGATGATCGACGCGCCCTACCCGGGCACCGTGGTGCGCTACGATCCGATCATCTCCTCTTACGTGAACGGGTACAGGAGCATCGTCTAGTCCCGCGTTCCGGAGTGTTCCATGGCCGCCCGTCTCTCCTCGCGGGCGGCTTTTTTACTTGATCGGTCTTTTCTGGAAGTGGGCTGCTTGTCTGGGTGGGGGCTCTGTCTCTGGAGGACGATCTGTGGCTTGAGGGGACCATTTTCTCACCATTTCAGAAAATCGTGGCTTTCTGGTGTCGCGGGGGAGCTGCTCGACTAACATGTCGAAAAAGACATACGGGAAAGTTGTGGAAGACGGGTCGCTGTGGGCGAGAGAAAGGAGTCCCCTTGGCTGCCTCGTACATACACACCTGCTACAGGATCCTCGACCCCGAGCGGAGCACGGACTTCTACGTGAACAAGCTCGGGATGAAGAAGGTTGGGGAGATGCACTTCTCCGATGCTACCAACTACTTCTTCGCGATGGAGGAGGATCCCTCCTCTCCGATGCTCGAGCTAACCCACAACCACGGGCGTACCGAGCCCTACGATATCGGGGAAGGCTACGGCCACGTCGCCTTCGTCGTGGACGATCTCGAGGGGACCGTGGCGCGGCTCAAAGAGCAGGGGGTCGAGGTGGCCGTCGAGCCCAAGACGATGACCGTGGATGGCAACGACTACAGGATAGCCTTCGTCCTGGACCCGGACGGCTACCGCGTCGAGCTGGTGCAGAGGGGGACGATGAAGGTCGGGGATATGATGCAGTAGGAACCGGGAGAGGAGAAAACGTGGAGGGTCGGACAGTAGAGGTCCTCCCGGAGGACTACAGCTACGTCTTCATCCCTTGCGGAAGCCGGTGGCGCGGGGCGGGATGAGCGAAAGAGGGTGATCCACACCGAGGACGCCTTCGAGAGCAGAATATAAGATCATCCATGACCTTTCTGGCCGGGCGCTCGCAACTGCGAAGTTCCTGGACCCGCAGACCGGGCCCATCTACGTGGAGGGGGCCGGGGCGGGAGATACGCTGGTGGCGCACCTGCAAGAGATAGACCCCGCCCGCGAATACGTGGTGGGCTGCTACATACCGTATCTGGCGGGCTGACATCGACCGGTCTCAGCGTACCCTGCAGGACCCGCTACCGGAGAGGGTCTACGTGTGGAGGCTCATCGAGGAGGGAGGCGGGCGCTACTTGGAGAACGAGGAGGTCGGGGTCAGGCTCCCGTGGGAGCCGTTCGTCGGGACGATCGCGGTGGCCCCGGAACTCGAGGCAATCTCCGCGCTCGCACCGGGGCCTTTCGGGAGAACATGGACGTGCCGGGCGTCAGTCCCGGCAACACCGTCTACCTGCCGGGCTTCAACGAGGGGACGCTCTTCTACACCGGGGACTGCCACGCCCGGCAGGGGCAGGGCAAGCCGTGCGGGGTCGCGCTCGAGGTGACCAGCCGCGTCACGCTCACCTTCGAGGTAGTGAAGGGAGGCGGAATACAGTGGCCGCTCATCGAGGCGCGGGAGGGGGTTATGAGTCGGAGCACCCGGCCGATGGGAGGACGCTGCCCGCACGCCCACGCCGAGCTCGCCGGCTGGCTCGAGAGTTACTACGGCTTCTCCCGTCCCGACGCCTACCAGCCCCACACGCAGGCCAGCGGCCTCTACGTCGGGAACATGGTGGACACCACCTGCTCGCTGGTCGCCTCGGTCGAGAAGCGCTACCTCGGACGTTCCTGAACCCGCAAAAACGTTTGACCCCGTCAAGCAAGGTGGTATCTTTGGCTGAGTGTTCTGGATGCGAGGCAGCGCGAGAGCGTGAGACCGTCTTCCGGGAGCGGATCTTCGCCGAACCGCAACCTGATGCTCGCGGCCATAGCCGCCGCCACGCTTCTGAACCCGCTCAACTCCTCCATGATCGCGGTCGCGCTCTCCCGGATAAACCACGACTTCGGGATGACCTTCGCGGAGGGTTCCTGGATCATCTCGGTTTTCTATCTGGTGAGTGCGATCGCACAGCCGCTCATGGGGAGGCTCTCGGACCTCTACGGGCGCAAGAGGGTGTTCCTCTGCGGGCTCGTGGTTTCGGCGATGGCGAGCATGCTCGCCCCCCTCTCACCCACGTTCTGGTGGCTCGTGGGGTTCAGGGTGCTGCAGGCCGCCGGGACCTCGGCGCTCTTCCCGGCCGGCGCTGCGATGATCCGGGAACACATCACCGAACGGCAGGCCTCCGCCCTCGGGGTGCTCGCCGTCTTCTCTTCGACGTCGGCGGCCTTCGGACCAACCATCGGGGGTTTCCTGGTCCGCTACGGTGACTGGCCTCTGGTCTTCTTCGTCAACCTCCCATTCATAGTCTTCTCGTTCGTCCTGGGCTGGCGGGTCCTGCCCGCCGACCGGCAGGTCCGCAAGAGTGAGCGCGGAGAATTCGCGGAAGAACTCGTGAAGCTCGACCCCGCAGGCATACTGCTCTTCGCTGCCTGCGTGATCGGGGCGCTCCTCTTCTTGCTCTCGCTCCGGGGATCGCCCGACTTCCCCGCCTGTGGTGTCGCCCTCGCAGCGGCGGGGCTCTTCTACCTCCGCGAGCGCTCCGCTCGAAGTCCTTTCCTGGATCTGCGCGGCTCCCTCGCGCACCGGGAGGTGGTCTCGGTCTACCTCCAGTTCGTGCTTGTTAACGTCGTCTACTACTGCTCCTTCATCGGTATGCCGACCTACCTGCAGGACGCCCGGCACATCCCCGCCGATACCACCGGTACCATGATGCTCGCCCTCGCCGGAAGCGGCGTCGTCCTCACCCCCCTCGCAGCCCGCCTGATAGACCGCATCGGCCCGAAACCCGGCATCATCTTCGCCGCACTTTGTATGGTGGCCGGCAGCATACTGCTCTCCACCGTGCCAGCCCGCGGCGGCATCCCGCACCTCCTCCTCGCGCTCGTCATCCTCGGCAGCGCGGGCGGGTTCAACAACCTCGGGCTGCAGACCGCCCTTTACAGCTTCGTGCCCCAGGAGGAGGTCGGCAGCGCCTCCGGCCTCTTCCAGACCTCGCGCTACCTTGGCACCATCCTCTCGACCAGCCTGCTCGGCGTCGAGTTCGCCTCCGGCGTGGATACTCCCCACCTGCACGCGGTGGCCTTCGGCATGGCGGCCGTCGCCGCGATCGCCCTGCTGCTATCGCTCCTCATGCGTAACCCCGGACCTCCGGCAAAACAGCAGACCTGACGTTTTGTTATTTCGAAAACCAGAGTATACTGGTGGGCAGTAGTAACCATGACTACATAGGAGGTTCGGGAAGTGGGCATCGTGTCCTGGATAATCATTGGTCTGATCGCGGGGGCGCTTGCGAAGCTGATCCTGCCGGGGGACGACCCGGGCGGGATCATCGTGACCATCATCATCGGTATAGTCGGGGCGATCATCGGCGGGATCGTCGTCGGGGCCTTCGGCGGGCCCGGGGTGACGGGGGTGAACGTGAGCTCGATCATCGTCGCGATAATCGGTGCGATCATCCTGCTTTTGCTCTACCGGCTGTTCGTCGGGCGTACCGCGCGCGGGGGCAGGAGGAGGCGTACGTGAGGTGAGGGGCGCTCTGGCGCCCCTCTTTCATCCCCGCCGGGCTTCTTCCCTGACGAAGGGGACCAGTATCCTGTAGTGCTCGACGAGCTCCTCGAAGCGCATCCGGTTGAGGCCGGAGGGGGAGGGAACGACGATGTCCACGATCCCGGGTACGGCCGAATCTCCCTGCACGCCCCAACTCGACCGCGATGAGCCCCGGAACCAGCGGTAGACCCCGATGCCCGTGTAAGCAACGGCGCGGGGCCGGAAGCGTTCGAGGTCCTTCCGCAGCCGCCGGGCTCCGGCGAGGACCTCCTGCCTCTTCAGCTCGTCGGCGCGGCGCGTCGGGCGGGGGCAGAGGTTTGTGAACCCGATGCCGAGCCCGAGCAGCTCTTCGTCCTCCTCCGGACGGTAGAGCCTCTCCGTGATCCCGGCGGCGTACAGCACGCGCCAGAAGCGGTTGGCAGGGTGCGCGTAGTGGCGGCCGCTCTTCCCCGATCTCAGAGACGGGTTGTAGCCGCAGAAGACGAGCTTCAGACCGGCTTTCAGCAGATCCTTCGCCACGGTCCGGGAGTGTAGCACGGGTTATCATCTGGCAGGCCATGGAGTGCGGTGACCTCACCGGGAATTTGAGGAGCCTGGGGCTGCTTCTGGCCCTGTTGCCGGAAGCCCCGGGAGAGTTTCGTGACCGGGCCGCGGGGTACGCAGAGATGCTGCTGGAGCGGATCCTCATAGGGCGGGTCTCCTACGACACCGTCGGATGGGAGGGGCTTCTACAGGAACTCGAGGAACGTTTCGGTGATGTCGGGCGGGTCCTCTCCGAGCCGGCGCTGCGCGAGGTCGAGGAGAGGACCCGGCGTCTGCTCGCCGACATACGCGGTGAGGACCCGTTCATGCGGCGCTGGGCGGCGGACTCCCTGCTCGCCCGGTTGTGCTACCTCCTCTGCCGCCTGCTGCGGCCCCGGGTTGTACTCGAGACGGGGGTCGCCTACGGGGTGAGCTCGGCGTTCATCCTGAGGGCGCTGGAGCAGAACGGAGGCGGCATCCTGCACAGCGTCGACCTGCCCCCGCTGAGATCGGGCTACGAGAAGTCCTGGGGGGTGGCGGTGGACGAGGGGATGAGGAGGCGGTGGTGCCTGCACCGGGGAGCGAGCAGAAAAGTGCTCCCCGGGCTTCTCGAACGGCTCGGGCGGGTGGACCTCTTCGTGCACGACAGCCTGCACACCCGGAGCAACATGCTGCGCGAGTTCGGGCTCGTCTGGCCCTACCTGACCGGGGGAGGGGTGCTCGTCGCGGACGACGTCGAGCGCAACGACGCCTTCGGCGAGCTGCGCCGGTGGGGGCCCGAGCTGTGGCGCGTGGTGGAAGACCGGGAGCGCGGCCCGCTTTGGGGCCGCGCAGCCCCGGTGGTGTTCGGTGTTGCGATCAGGTGAAGAAGGAGCCTTGGGGCCGGCTCTTCACGGCGAGGCTTTGCCGGAGGAGTCTTCCCCGCTCATCTCCCGGGGGCCGTAGCGCCCGACCAGCGAGTAGTACAGGGCGTCGTCCCGCCTCTCGACGCGCAGGTGCCCGCCGCCGGTCAGCTCGGAGAGCATCTGGTCGGCCTCTCTTACGGTGAGCGTGGTGCTCATCGCCACGTCCGCCGCGGTGAGGCTGCCCCCGCCCTCCCTGAGGGCCGTGAGCAGCTCACGCTCTTTAGCCGGTGCCGAGGGCAGCGCGCGCCTGCGTTTCACGATCCCGTTCGCCGCGTGCCCCAGCAGGGCGGCGGCGGGGATCATCAGCCCGAAGGCTGGTATCAGCGTGGCGGGCGGGCTGAGGAACGAGAACGCCAGCGCGCCGAACAAGAAGACGATCCCCAGGGCTGTCTCCACTATCGGAGGGTCTTCGTACTCCCTTCCTGTCCGTCGCCGGTGTTCCGGCACGCTTGTGGTCTGCTGCACCCGGCCTCCTGTGCTCCGGTTGGCTTGTGAAGTATCTTACGTTGTCGAGTATACCGGAGGGATGGCCCGGAGACTAGTATCCGGGCCGCCCCATCCGGGAGTAGGTGAACTGCTTGCTCGCCTCCACGCCCGGCTGGTCGAAGGCGTTCACGCCGTAGAGGGAGCCCGCGATCGCGGTCTGCACCTCCAGCGCGACGAAGAGGTAGCCGAGGTTCTCCTCGCTGATGCGGTCCAGCCGGATCGTGGTGTTCGGGCGTCCCGCCTCGGTGAGCGCCCGCCGGGTCGCGTCGCACTCGACGTTCAGCAGTTCGGCCATCGTGTGCCCGCCGAGGTAGCCCACGCCTTCGAGATCCTCGTAGGCCGGCGGGATCTCCAGGTCGCGCGGGTGCTCCTCGACCTGCACGATCTCGATCACCTTGTCCTGCGGCCCCTGCATGTAGAGCTGCAGCTGGGAATGCTGGTCGGTGGTCCCGACCGCCCCGTGTGGGGTGGAGCCTTTCCCGTCCTTGCCGAGCGACTCGGCCCAGAGCTGGACGAACCACGCCGCGACCCGCTCCAGCGCGTCGGCGTAGGTCATCATCACCCGGATGTTCCGCCCGCGCGCGGTATCCATCAGGTAGTGCATCGCCGCTCCGACGACCGCCGGATGCTCCGCCCCCCGCTCCCTGACCTCGCGCACGCACTCCGCGGCTCCGCGCAGGAGGGCGTCTATGTCCAATCCCGTGACCGCCGCGGGCAGAAGCCCAACCGGTGAGAGCACCGAGAACCTCCCGCCCACGTCCTTCGGGATGGGGAGCGTGCGCAGATCCTCCCGGTCGGCGATCCGCTTCAGGAAGCCCTCTTCGGGGTCGGTGGTCGCGATCGTGCGGTGCTGGTAGCCGAAGTCCCCCAGAGCGCTCGCCAGCATCCCGCGCACCACGAGGAAGCCCGCCATCGTCTCCGCCGTCGAGCCCGACTTCGTCACCACGTTCACCCACGTCCCCTCCGGCTCCGCCACGTCCAGGATGGCGGCGAGCGTCGCGGGGTCGGTGTTCTCGGCGAAGTGGATGCGCGGCCCCCTGCGCTCGGGCATCTGGTTGTAGTAGGGGTGGTTGAGCGCCCGGTGCAGCGCTATCGGGCCGAGGGCGGAGCCCCCGATGCCGATGTGGATGAAGTCCGTCGGGCTCGAGCTTCGTATCTCGCCGGCCGTCCTCAGGCAGGCGTCGGCGTACTCGCGCGTCTCCGGGAGCTTCATGAACCCGGGTTCGTCCTCGAGGAGCTTCCCGGCAGCCTCCTGCAGCCGGGGTGTGATCTCCGAGAGCTCCTTCTCCGTGATGCCACCTTCCACCTCGATGAGGTTCGTGTAGTCGAAGCTGACCTCGGCCAATTCGGTCCTCCTGAACTCCGTAGCCTGCAGAAGAGTTTACCGGGATATAATCGCGCCCGCGGACGAAACCACGATGACGGGCGAGGGAGGGGGAGAGAACATGCCGGACGAAACGAAGCGCAGGAGAGCCCGGGAGGTTCTCTCCCGGCTCGAAGAGCTCTACCCCGGCGCCACGACCGAGCTCTCCTGGTCGAACCCTCTGGAGTTGCTGGTCGCCACCATCCTCTCCGCCCGCACCACCGACAAGACCGTGAACAAGATCACACCCCGCCTCTTCCAGAGGTACCGCACCGCCCGCGACTACGCCGAGGCCGACCCGAACGAGCTGGAGGAGATGTTGCGCCCGAGCGGCTTCTACCGCAGCAAGGCCCGGGCCATACAGGGGATGGCCCGCACCCTCGTCGAGGAGCACGGCGGCGAGGTGCCGCACACGCTGGAGGAACTCACCGCCCTCCCGGGCGTCGGCCGCAAGACGGCGAACGTCGTCCTCGGCACCGCCTTCGGCAACGGCGAGGGCGTGGTCGTCGATACTCATGTCCGCCGCCTCTCCGGGCGCCTCGGCCTCAGCCGCGAGAAGGACCCCGAAAAGATAGAACGCGACCTCATCGAGCTGGTCCCGGAAGAGAAGCGGCCGCTCTTCTCCCACCTGCTCATCCTGCACGGCAGGAGGGTCTGCAAACCCCGCCGCCCCGACTGCCCGAACTGCGTGCTCAACGACATATGCCCCTCGGCCTTCAAGACCTGAGGGAGCCGGTGTAAAATCCCCGGTGGGTACGGGAGCATGGCAGAGCGGACGAATGCGCTGGTCTTGAAAACCAGAGGCGGCTGTGCCGCCCGTAGGTTCGAATCCTACTGCTCCCGCTCCTTCGACCTCCAGTGAGGGATGGAGGACTATATGGAGTATTCTTTAAAAAAATTTAAGTAAATGGGCCATTTGAGGTTTTTGCTTTGCTAGACTGTGGGTATATCCTCTCCCGGCAGAGAGGATGATGTTGACATGGAGAGTAATGGAAGGAGGTAGAGTGAAGAGGTTGGTGTATCTGGCTGCGGCCGCGCTCATAGCGGTGCTGCTTCTCGCGCCGGCTGCCTTCGCGCAGACTACGGGTGGCACTACGGGCAGCACTGCCAGTAGCCCTGCCAGCAGCTCCTCTGCGAGCAGCAGCGCGATGGGCGGGGGCTCGACGATGATGAGCAGCGGCACCATGAGCAGCAGCGCCATGAGCAGCAGCGCCATGAGCAGCGTCAGCGGCACCGGCCAGAAGGGTGGGAAGCTGGCCGAGAGCGGTGGTCCGGCGATCATCCTTCCGGCTGCTGCCCTGCTTCTTGGTTCGGGCATCCTGACGTTCGCTGTCCTGCGCCGTCGTCAGTAGTTTCGGCTCTGGCCACCTGAAAGAGGCCAGTGAAGGAGGCCGGCCTTCGGGCCGGCCTCCTTCATTGTTCTCCGATCCGTTGCCTTCGTTTTTTCGGGCTGTGGTGGGGATGATCCGTGCGAAGAGAGTCGAAGGGGTGGTGGGTTGGATTCTTCCTTCGAGACCCTCATGGAGGCTTTGGGGATCGAGATAGAAGAGGTTTGTGCTCGGAGGGTCGTCGCGAAGATGCCGGTGCACGGCCCGACCCGGCAGACTTTCGGGCTTCTGCACGGCGGGGCCTCGGCGGCGCTGGCGGAGACCGTCGCGAGCCTCGGAACCTACGACATGGTGGATAAGGAGCGGCAGAGCGTGGTCGGTACGGAGGTCACGGCGAGCCACCTCCGGCCGAAGGGTAGGGGGACGGTGAGGGCGTTGGGGCAGCCCATTCACCGCGGCGATCGGGAGGTGCTCTGGGACGTGAGGATCACCGACGAGCGCGGACGGCTCGTCTGCAGCGCCCGCTGCACCGTCGCCGTGGTCCCGCGCTACGGGATCGAGTAGATCCAGTCGCGGGTCCCGTAGAGCTCGCGGGTGAGGCGTTCGGCTTCGGCCAGCTCTTCCGGGGTGAGGGTATCCTCTGTGAGGCCGTCTGCGGTGTTGCGCCCGGCGAAGGTCTCTATCATGTGTTCGATGATCTCTTCGCGGGGGAGGCTGGTCTGGCGCCGCAGGGGGCCGACCCGCTTCTCGGCGCTCTGGATGGCCTTGTCCGAGAGCTTCTCCTGCCCGATGCGCAGTATCCGGAGCATCCTGGCGGTGTCGATCTCGTAGGAGAGGGTGTCGTGGTGCAAAACGGCGCCGTGGGCCCGTCCCTGGGCCGCCCCCCCGATCTTGCCGTTCTTCGAGGAGATGTCGTTTATCGGCTCGTAGTAGGCCTCGATTCCGAGCGAGCGGAACGCCTCCACGACCCACTCGTCGAGGAAAGCGTAGGAGTCCACCGTCGACATCCCGGCGACCAGCTCCAGGGGAGCGTAGATCGAGAAGGTGATTATGTTCCCGGGCTCGACGAACATAGCGCCGCCGCCGGTGGTGCGGCGGATGATCTCGACGCCCTCCCTGCGCGCCTCCTCCTCGTTTACCTCGTTGCTCACGGACTGGAAGCGGCCGATCACGACCTCGTCCTTGTGGCGCCCCCAGAAGCGCAGCGTCGGCGGTCGCTCTCCGGAGCCGACCCTGCGGGTCAGAACCTCGTCTATGGCGACGTTCACCGGCGGATCGACCGGCTCCCCGCGGATCAGACGCCACCGGTAGCGCTTCCAGCGATCCTCCAGGCTCATGACGAGAGCGCCCTCCTCACAGCCCGCGCGACGGCCTCGGGCGAGAAGCCGACCATCTCGGCCTCCGGCGGGAGCGCCTCCCTGATACGCGCGGCCAGCTCCTCCTCCGCGAGCGTGGCCGGCGCCCCCTCCAGCGCCCCCGTGATCGCCGAGAGCGCCTCCGGAGGGTCGAGGAAGAAGTCGCCGCTTACGCGCACGCCCCTCAGCACCCCGCCTTCGATCTCGAGGTCGGCGACGACGAGCTTGCCGCCGCGGCTCTTGTACTCTCCGTGCATCCCGAAATGTAGTTTACCCCGGATCTCCGGGAGGGCTTGCATTCGCCGGATCTCCCGCTAATAACGAGGCTGGAACGAACGAGACGTAGTAACGAGCAGGAAAGGAGGTGGTGTTCCATGGCTCTTGCTCCGATCCGTGGGTTCTGGGACATTCAGAGTGAGTTCGACCGCATGTTCGACGAGATGGTAGGCAGCCTGTTCGGCAGGCGCCGGGGTGGCCAGGAGAGGCTCTGGGCGCCGCCGATGGAGGTGTACGCCCACGGCGGGGACCTGGTGATCCACGTCGACCTGCCGGGCGTGACACTGGATGACGTGGACATCACCCTCGAGGGGACGACGCTCACGATAAGCGGCCAGCGTAAGGGCACCGAAGAGGAGGTCAACCACTACCTGCAGGAGCTGCCCTACGGCGCGTTCCGCAGGAGCATGACCGTCCCCGAGGGGGTCGATGCGGATAGCGTCAAGGCCCGGCTCGAGAACGGCGTGCTCGAGGTCGTCCTGCCCGGCGCGGTCTCCGAGGTGGCCCCGAAGAAGATAGCCATCGAGGCCGGCGAGAGCAGGAAGACCCTGGAGGGCAGCGCCTCCTGAGCCACCCTGCACCCCGGCACGTCCGGGTAGCCTGAGCGAGAGGCCCGTGTCCGCCTGCGACACGGGCCTCTCCTGCGTTTGGGAGGGGTGTTCGCAAGGTATATATATGACAGAAAGAGTCCAACTCTTATCGAGGGAGTCTGGATCTTGGAGGTGTGCGAGATGGTATCTCATGGCAGGGTGGCCGTTCCGGTCAGGGTTCA
This genomic window contains:
- a CDS encoding acetoin utilization protein AcuC produces the protein MGGRVAVVHDRGLEDYGFGEDHPFNPLRIRLALELSEAAGLFEGYGFVKSAPATEEDLLQVHSLTYVRLVQKADEVSDLSELVHYGLNTPDNPVFPRMHEASARVVGAVLTAARMVADGSCEHAMCIAGGLHHALRSRASGFCVYNDAAVAIARLKQEHPHLRVAYLDTDAHHGDGVQWAFYDDPEVLTISMHETGRFLFPGTGGVEERGRGEGYGYAVNVPLEPFTDDESWISCFEAVVPEALRAFEPDIIISQNGCDGHALDPLTHLSASMALYEYIPRRVHELAHELCGGRWVALGGGGYDHWRVVPRAWTALWAALSHQELPEKIPAGWLARHEKESPVELPTLMHDPAPESIPRAKEIAYANNRNTERVLEEVVSLIHGRKRGE
- a CDS encoding Dabb family protein gives rise to the protein MIEHLVLFTAKEEASGDELADLVASLRALREKVPGVVDLTAGENFSDRGGGFTHGLFARFESVEDLARYREHPEHLAVLEKLGRLTTNLIAVDYEA
- a CDS encoding C40 family peptidase, producing the protein MSVRLRLGIVLAALALALTAAVMASRSAEAQTVSGDAIVSDAQSYLGVPYVWGGESRAGVDCSGLVTAVFSDFGIYLPHSSYAQFSYGTPVSTPGPGDLVFSDYGYGFASHVGIAVGNGQMIDAPYPGTVVRYDPIISSYVNGYRSIV
- a CDS encoding VOC family protein gives rise to the protein MAASYIHTCYRILDPERSTDFYVNKLGMKKVGEMHFSDATNYFFAMEEDPSSPMLELTHNHGRTEPYDIGEGYGHVAFVVDDLEGTVARLKEQGVEVAVEPKTMTVDGNDYRIAFVLDPDGYRVELVQRGTMKVGDMMQ
- a CDS encoding acetamidase/formamidase family protein yields the protein MDVPGVSPGNTVYLPGFNEGTLFYTGDCHARQGQGKPCGVALEVTSRVTLTFEVVKGGGIQWPLIEAREGVMSRSTRPMGGRCPHAHAELAGWLESYYGFSRPDAYQPHTQASGLYVGNMVDTTCSLVASVEKRYLGRS
- a CDS encoding MFS transporter is translated as MRPSSGSGSSPNRNLMLAAIAAATLLNPLNSSMIAVALSRINHDFGMTFAEGSWIISVFYLVSAIAQPLMGRLSDLYGRKRVFLCGLVVSAMASMLAPLSPTFWWLVGFRVLQAAGTSALFPAGAAMIREHITERQASALGVLAVFSSTSAAFGPTIGGFLVRYGDWPLVFFVNLPFIVFSFVLGWRVLPADRQVRKSERGEFAEELVKLDPAGILLFAACVIGALLFLLSLRGSPDFPACGVALAAAGLFYLRERSARSPFLDLRGSLAHREVVSVYLQFVLVNVVYYCSFIGMPTYLQDARHIPADTTGTMMLALAGSGVVLTPLAARLIDRIGPKPGIIFAALCMVAGSILLSTVPARGGIPHLLLALVILGSAGGFNNLGLQTALYSFVPQEEVGSASGLFQTSRYLGTILSTSLLGVEFASGVDTPHLHAVAFGMAAVAAIALLLSLLMRNPGPPAKQQT
- a CDS encoding GlsB/YeaQ/YmgE family stress response membrane protein codes for the protein MGIVSWIIIGLIAGALAKLILPGDDPGGIIVTIIIGIVGAIIGGIVVGAFGGPGVTGVNVSSIIVAIIGAIILLLLYRLFVGRTARGGRRRRT
- the mug gene encoding G/U mismatch-specific DNA glycosylase; this translates as MLHSRTVAKDLLKAGLKLVFCGYNPSLRSGKSGRHYAHPANRFWRVLYAAGITERLYRPEEDEELLGLGIGFTNLCPRPTRRADELKRQEVLAGARRLRKDLERFRPRAVAYTGIGVYRWFRGSSRSSWGVQGDSAVPGIVDIVVPSPSGLNRMRFEELVEHYRILVPFVREEARRG
- a CDS encoding class I SAM-dependent methyltransferase, with translation MECGDLTGNLRSLGLLLALLPEAPGEFRDRAAGYAEMLLERILIGRVSYDTVGWEGLLQELEERFGDVGRVLSEPALREVEERTRRLLADIRGEDPFMRRWAADSLLARLCYLLCRLLRPRVVLETGVAYGVSSAFILRALEQNGGGILHSVDLPPLRSGYEKSWGVAVDEGMRRRWCLHRGASRKVLPGLLERLGRVDLFVHDSLHTRSNMLREFGLVWPYLTGGGVLVADDVERNDAFGELRRWGPELWRVVEDRERGPLWGRAAPVVFGVAIR
- a CDS encoding glucose-6-phosphate isomerase, which encodes MAEVSFDYTNLIEVEGGITEKELSEITPRLQEAAGKLLEDEPGFMKLPETREYADACLRTAGEIRSSSPTDFIHIGIGGSALGPIALHRALNHPYYNQMPERRGPRIHFAENTDPATLAAILDVAEPEGTWVNVVTKSGSTAETMAGFLVVRGMLASALGDFGYQHRTIATTDPEEGFLKRIADREDLRTLPIPKDVGGRFSVLSPVGLLPAAVTGLDIDALLRGAAECVREVRERGAEHPAVVGAAMHYLMDTARGRNIRVMMTYADALERVAAWFVQLWAESLGKDGKGSTPHGAVGTTDQHSQLQLYMQGPQDKVIEIVQVEEHPRDLEIPPAYEDLEGVGYLGGHTMAELLNVECDATRRALTEAGRPNTTIRLDRISEENLGYLFVALEVQTAIAGSLYGVNAFDQPGVEASKQFTYSRMGRPGY
- the nth gene encoding endonuclease III; the encoded protein is MPDETKRRRAREVLSRLEELYPGATTELSWSNPLELLVATILSARTTDKTVNKITPRLFQRYRTARDYAEADPNELEEMLRPSGFYRSKARAIQGMARTLVEEHGGEVPHTLEELTALPGVGRKTANVVLGTAFGNGEGVVVDTHVRRLSGRLGLSREKDPEKIERDLIELVPEEKRPLFSHLLILHGRRVCKPRRPDCPNCVLNDICPSAFKT
- a CDS encoding hotdog fold thioesterase; amino-acid sequence: MEALGIEIEEVCARRVVAKMPVHGPTRQTFGLLHGGASAALAETVASLGTYDMVDKERQSVVGTEVTASHLRPKGRGTVRALGQPIHRGDREVLWDVRITDERGRLVCSARCTVAVVPRYGIE